From a region of the Candidatus Cloacimonas sp. genome:
- a CDS encoding ATP-binding protein: protein MLKQVTIKGFKGITDLTLNLDKINVLIGINSSGKTTILQALDLLANCVSRDVTEYLKDKNWKVSDIKSQISKSSLLSYRTIFEFEENGKPFLLIWQIEFKLISATSVNLIKESILKVNGKWKKAYSNIDKQQELYQRAMLLYVYRDGIVLYKAFHDQKAKKQESEFYLSLGSSGLKIIDFSDNEEIRLLKEFLEHTTNFETLAAENMRRSSRGTTEDIGIGGKQLAAFIKQMNPQQKDDYTKAVHSILNSMDSIDAYTKGTPGWVELFINEKFGSNDIKVRPYHISDGTLRILAFVALLNTKYDSGLLMLDEIENGLNPYITTKIVELLYKFTSQTRHQLLLSTHSSLMLDDFKPEDIIYVYRDNDGRIKTKKVFNTKKIKTFLDYMSPGEIWINLTEKELLKPNDN from the coding sequence ATGCTTAAACAAGTAACAATAAAGGGCTTTAAAGGCATTACTGATCTCACCTTAAACCTTGATAAGATAAATGTTTTAATTGGTATCAACTCTTCCGGAAAAACTACTATTCTGCAAGCATTGGATTTACTGGCAAATTGCGTTTCCCGAGATGTAACGGAATATTTAAAGGATAAAAATTGGAAGGTCTCTGATATTAAATCCCAAATATCCAAAAGTTCATTGCTTTCCTATAGAACAATTTTTGAGTTTGAAGAAAACGGGAAACCCTTTCTTCTTATCTGGCAGATAGAATTTAAGCTCATTTCTGCTACCAGTGTTAATCTAATTAAGGAAAGCATTTTAAAGGTAAATGGCAAATGGAAGAAAGCATATTCTAACATAGATAAACAGCAAGAGCTTTATCAAAGGGCAATGCTATTATACGTTTATAGAGACGGGATTGTGCTTTATAAAGCATTTCATGATCAGAAAGCAAAAAAACAAGAATCAGAATTTTATTTGTCCTTGGGATCTTCGGGGCTAAAAATTATTGATTTCTCTGATAATGAAGAAATTCGCCTGCTGAAAGAATTCCTTGAACATACAACGAATTTTGAAACTCTGGCAGCTGAAAATATGCGTAGATCAAGTAGAGGAACTACAGAGGATATCGGTATCGGGGGAAAACAACTGGCTGCTTTTATAAAACAGATGAATCCTCAGCAAAAAGACGATTACACTAAAGCAGTGCATTCAATTTTAAATAGTATGGATTCAATTGATGCTTATACAAAAGGGACTCCAGGTTGGGTAGAGTTATTTATAAACGAAAAATTCGGCTCTAATGATATTAAAGTGCGACCCTATCATATAAGTGATGGCACTTTGCGTATCCTGGCTTTCGTTGCTCTTCTGAATACAAAATACGATTCGGGTTTGCTGATGCTGGATGAAATTGAGAACGGACTAAACCCTTATATCACTACAAAAATAGTAGAACTTCTTTATAAATTTACTTCTCAAACCAGACATCAATTATTGCTTAGCACTCATAGTTCTTTAATGCTGGATGATTTTAAGCCGGAAGATATTATCTATGTTTACCGTGACAATGATGGCAGGATTAAAACAAAGAAAGTTTTTAACACAAAAAAAATCAAGACCTTTCTGGATTATATGAGCCCGGGGGAAATCTGGATTAATCTTACTGAAAAGGAATTATTAAAACCGAATGACAATTAA
- the add gene encoding adenosine deaminase, translating to MKIKMTKEFIKKLPKTDLHVHLDGSVRIETIIDLAKKYNIKLPTMEPAELRKLLVCGEQTISLDDYLRAFPIVNLVLQNEEGLRRAAYELAEDAAAENVRYMEVRYSPILHTDQGLKLTEISQAVIDGLQQGERDFGIKTGVIICGIRNMDPNTSLKLAELAVAFKNKGVIGFDLAGGEYKHPAKDHKEAFDLALHNNLNITIHAGEAYGPESIHQALHYCGTHRIGHGTRLVEDGDLLNYVNDHRIPLEICLTSNLHTKAVSDIRSHPIDFYIDYGLRVTLNTDNRTISNTTVTDEYMLAINELGLDYATVKYIILNGFKSAFLPYKERVRLINQTLKEIDEIEEQELKTKVKMKENL from the coding sequence ATGAAAATCAAGATGACCAAAGAATTCATTAAAAAACTACCCAAGACGGATTTGCATGTGCATTTGGATGGCAGCGTCCGCATTGAGACCATAATTGATTTGGCAAAAAAGTATAATATCAAGCTGCCGACAATGGAACCTGCTGAATTACGCAAACTTTTGGTTTGCGGAGAACAAACAATAAGCTTGGATGATTATTTACGCGCTTTTCCCATCGTAAACCTCGTTTTACAAAATGAGGAAGGACTACGACGCGCTGCTTATGAACTGGCAGAAGATGCCGCAGCAGAAAATGTGCGTTATATGGAGGTGCGTTATTCTCCTATTTTGCATACCGATCAGGGACTAAAACTTACAGAAATCTCTCAGGCAGTTATTGATGGCTTACAACAGGGAGAAAGAGATTTTGGTATTAAGACAGGTGTTATTATTTGCGGTATTAGAAATATGGATCCCAATACTTCTTTGAAGCTGGCTGAATTGGCAGTTGCCTTCAAAAACAAAGGAGTTATTGGTTTTGACCTCGCTGGAGGTGAATATAAACATCCCGCCAAAGACCATAAAGAGGCATTTGATTTGGCTTTGCACAATAACCTGAATATTACTATCCATGCAGGTGAAGCTTATGGTCCGGAAAGCATCCATCAGGCATTACACTATTGCGGAACCCATAGAATTGGTCATGGAACACGGTTGGTGGAAGATGGAGACCTGTTAAATTATGTTAATGACCACAGGATTCCTTTAGAGATTTGTTTAACCAGCAATCTGCATACAAAAGCTGTTTCCGATATCCGCAGTCATCCTATTGATTTTTATATAGATTATGGCTTGCGGGTTACGCTTAATACCGATAACAGAACCATCAGCAATACTACCGTAACCGATGAATATATGCTGGCGATAAATGAACTCGGTTTAGATTACGCTACCGTGAAATATATCATTTTAAACGGTTTCAAAAGTGCCTTTCTGCCCTATAAAGAAAGAGTGCGGTTAATAAATCAGACCCTGAAAGAAATTGATGAGATTGAGGAACAGGAATTGAAAACCAAAGTTAAAATGAAGGAAAACCTGTAA